The Trypanosoma brucei gambiense DAL972 chromosome 10, complete sequence genome has a segment encoding these proteins:
- a CDS encoding T. brucei spp.-specific protein, translating into MEWTFVRRLARARVYGVQCGRDTFPSTKPIYRWGASLHACKFLLSETGVQFPHPTHTTNVVRLPFRFSPHPMEI; encoded by the coding sequence ATGGAATGGACTTTCGTGCGCCGGCTAGCGAGGGCGAGGGTGTATGGAGTCCAGTGCGGAAGGGACACGTTTCCATCAACTAAGCCCATCTACCGTTGGGGAGCGTCACTTCATGCTTGCAAATTCCTTCTGTCCGAAACTGGAGTACAGTTTCCTCACCCCACCCACACGACAAACGTAGTACGTTTGCCGTTCCGCTTTTCCCCGCACCCGATGGAGATTTAG
- a CDS encoding diphosphomevalonate decarboxylase, putative gives MSDQCVTVEAPINIAFIKYWGKREGGETLILPTNDSFSITLSASPFRSKTSVELRDDIETDTLRLNGTEVDVGKTPRVQSMLLHLRITCPEDLKNKKVNIVSENNFPTAAGMASSASGYCAMSAALIRAFKSTTNVSMLARLGSGSACRSAFGGFVIWNKGEKPDGSDCVATQFVDETHWPEIQVMCAILKGAQKDVSSTKGMQQSLKTSPLMKKRISETVPERMKIASRAIKARDFATFAEIAMLESDDLQEICATTEPKITYATEDSYAMIRLVKAYNAKKGRTALAYTFDAGANCFLFVLKEDLPEAVAMLMEHFPTPFEKFFFGDRELLEKVKVVSLPDEYKELIDHPKKPFEMLLQSPVGCGVKYLGPSESLIPPRV, from the coding sequence ATGTCCGACCAGTGTGTCACCGTCGAGGCACCCATCAACATCGCTTTTATCAAGTACTGGGGTAAGCGTGAGGGTGGAGAGACGCTGATACTCCCCACAAATGACTCTTTTAGCATCACGCTCTCCGCAAGCCCGTTTCGTAGCAAAACCTCCGTGGAACTCAGGGACGACATCGAGACAGACACGTTGCGACTGAACGGCACCGAGGTTGATGTGGGAAAGACTCCACGGGTCCAGTCGATGCTCCTTCATCTCAGGATCACATGCCCCGAAGacctgaaaaacaaaaaggtgaaCATCGTATCGGAGAACAACTTCCCAACTGCCGCTGGGATGGCCTCTTCCGCTAGCGGCTACTGCGCCATGTCGGCGGCGCTCATCCGTGCTTTCAAGTCCACCACTAACGTCTCAATGCTTGCTCGCCTTGGATCTGGCAGCGCCTGCCGCAGTGCCTTTGGGGGTTTCGTTATATGGAACAAGGGGGAGAAACCTGATGGTAGCGACTGTGTGGCCACACAATTTGTTGACGAAACGCATTGGCCCGAGATACAGGTGATGTGCGCTATCCTTAAAGGGGCACAGAAGGATGTCTCCAGCACCAAGGGCATGCAGCAGTCCCTCAAAACGTCGCCTTTGATGAAGAAGCGCATCTCAGAAACCGTACCGGAGCGCATGAAAATTGCCTCGAGAGCTATAAAGGCGAGGGATTTCGCAACCTTTGCAGAGATTGCAATGCTTGAATCGGACGACCTGCAGGAGATATGCGCGACCACCGAACCGAAGATTACGTATGCGACGGAGGACAGCTACGCGATGATCCGCCTCGTGAAAGCCTACAATGCGAAGAAGGGCCGCACAGCACTGGCTTACACCTTCGATGCCGGGGCGAactgtttcttgtttgttcttaAGGAGGACCTTCCTGAAGCCGTGGCTATGCTCATGGAGCACTTCCCAACACCATTCGAGAAGTTTTTCTTCGGAGACCGCGAGTTACTTGAGAAAGTCAAGGTTGTATCGCTTCCCGACGAATATAAGGAGCTGATTGACCACCCGAAGAAGCCGTTTGAGATGTTACTGCAGTCCCCTGTCGGGTGTGGGGTGAAGTATCTCGGCCCCTCCGAGTCACTCATTCCACCTCGGGTATGA
- a CDS encoding RBP27 homolog has protein sequence MADRGDARVVHVFVDDLSAVLAEDVHEWLRIIGDIDELKMRYDASRQRSFYWVRFHQSSAARLAVDHLDGERLKNHAIEIHSNVFKKQTAAVATLEGAAGGVQEEKTKLEMNPNLPKNHLMPRDLQMDELLVRAIPEMLETSEQAAEGGELLQRLLELQESYCRAQESLERTTEGIRETDGELTALLRGETTAATDVSGPSSEGFVQGNTPLASARIRNAVPVPLSTCDPAGLLSKLTRHVGPVADYAFSFASNGGSFATVVELFHPDDADFALTLLTGRRMVSKSTEKHADAEDALEALVGFGWEAEASVAPLTPPSVPQASFAAHNRVATILRSCQSVA, from the coding sequence ATGGCCGATCGAGGTGACGCAAGGGTTGTGCACGTCTTTGTTGATGACCTCTCGGCGGTACTCGCTGAAGATGTGCACGAATGGTTGCGTATTATTGGGGACATTGATGAGTTGAAAATGCGATACGATGCTTCCCGGCAACGGTCATTTTACTGGGTTCGTTTCCACCAGAGTTCAGCGGCGCGGCTGGCGGTAGACCACCTTGATGGCGAACGGCTGAAGAATCATGCCATCGAAATACACTCCAACGTGTTCAAGAAACAAACGGCTGCAGTGGCTACTCTAGAGGGCGCCGCGGGGGGCGtacaagaggagaaaactAAATTGGAAATGAATCCAAATCTCCCAAAGAACCACCTGATGCCCCGCGACTTGCAAATGGATGAGCTGCTTGTACGTGCCATTCCGGAAATGTTGGAAACTAGCGAGCAGGCGGCTGAGGGCGGGGAGTTGCTGCAAAGACTGTTGGAGCTCCAGGAGTCGTACTGCCGCGCGCAAGAATCGTTGGAGAGGACGACGGAAGGCATTCGTGAGACGGATGGAGAGTTGACGGCACTGCTTCGTGGTGAAACAACGGCAGCCACCGACGTTAGCGGCCCATCTAGTGAAGGCTTTGTGCAGGGCAATACCCCACTAGCGAGCGCACGGATACGAAACGCGGTGCCGGTGCCGCTGTCCACTTGCGACCCCGCGGGGCTGCTATCGAAACTCACCAGACACGTTGGTCCCGTTGCGGATTACGCTTTCAGTTTTGCTTCCAACGGTGGCTCATTCGCTACAGTCGTGGAGTTGTTCCATCCTGACGATGCCGACTTTGCGTTGACCCTGCTGACAGGTCGGCGCATGGTGTCAAAAAGCACGGAGAAGCACGCCGATGCCGAAGATGCGTTAGAGGCTCTTGTAGGATTTGGTTGGGAGGCTGAGGCCTCGGTGGCTCCGCTGACCCCGCCAAGTGTACCACAAGCCTCCTTCGCCGCACATAACAGGGTGGCCACCATCTTGCGTTCCTGCCAGAGTGTGGCCTAG